Proteins encoded by one window of Fischerella sp. PCC 9605:
- a CDS encoding DUF561 domain-containing protein, whose translation MTMHPTLQRAFANRCALKVISGLNNFDANRVAATVKAAHYGGATFVDIAADPALVKLAKNLTDLPICVSAVEPEKFVQAVAAGADLIEIGNFDSFYAQGRRFEAEEVLALTKETRALLPEITLSVTVPHILTLDQQVQLAEELVKVGADIIQTEGGTSSNPTHPGTLGLIEKAAPTLAAAYEISRAVSVPVLCASGISNVTAPLAIAAGAAGVGVGSAINQLNSEVAMIAAVRGLVEALRTSVEVRG comes from the coding sequence ATGACGATGCATCCTACTCTCCAACGTGCATTTGCTAACCGCTGTGCTCTCAAAGTTATCAGCGGTTTGAATAACTTTGACGCCAACCGTGTTGCTGCCACCGTCAAAGCTGCACACTACGGTGGTGCGACTTTTGTCGATATCGCTGCCGATCCAGCCTTGGTGAAATTAGCTAAAAACTTGACTGATTTACCAATATGTGTATCAGCGGTAGAACCAGAAAAATTTGTGCAAGCTGTGGCTGCTGGTGCAGATTTAATTGAAATTGGGAACTTTGATTCTTTCTATGCCCAAGGACGCAGATTTGAGGCAGAGGAAGTTTTAGCGCTGACAAAAGAAACTCGTGCTCTTCTTCCTGAAATTACCCTCTCTGTCACCGTTCCCCATATTCTCACGCTAGATCAACAGGTACAGCTGGCTGAGGAACTGGTGAAAGTCGGTGCAGATATTATCCAAACTGAAGGCGGTACTAGCAGCAACCCCACTCACCCCGGTACTTTGGGCTTGATTGAAAAAGCCGCTCCCACTTTGGCAGCAGCTTACGAAATTTCCCGTGCAGTATCAGTACCAGTGTTGTGTGCTTCCGGAATTTCTAATGTTACCGCACCCTTGGCGATCGCCGCTGGTGCTGCTGGTGTTGGTGTAGGTTCTGCCATCAACCAACTCAACAGTGAAGTCGCAATGATAGCCGCTGTACGTGGCTTGGTGGAAGCTTTGAGAACTAGTGTAGAGGTTAGAGGCTAG
- a CDS encoding glutaredoxin family protein: MRLILYSKPGCHLCEGLQEKLEQIVDTGNFASLQLEIRDITTRDDWFAAYQYEVPVLFVVNPRVDEGQDTNPTNATEESMQLIPRPSPRATVQQLEKILRKYQ; the protein is encoded by the coding sequence ATGCGATTAATTTTATACAGCAAGCCAGGATGTCATTTATGTGAAGGCTTGCAGGAAAAGTTAGAACAAATTGTAGATACGGGAAATTTCGCGTCTCTACAGCTAGAAATTCGGGATATTACCACCCGTGATGACTGGTTCGCCGCTTATCAGTATGAGGTTCCCGTCTTGTTTGTAGTCAACCCCAGAGTAGATGAGGGGCAAGATACGAACCCCACAAATGCTACAGAAGAGAGTATGCAACTTATACCCCGTCCTTCTCCCCGTGCAACGGTACAGCAGTTAGAAAAAATACTCCGGAAGTATCAATAG
- a CDS encoding serine/threonine-protein kinase, translated as MIYCLNPSCENPLNPDRIDFCQSCGTKLIALLRNRYRIIQPLGGGGFGRTFLAEDEDKLKEHCVVKQLAPQVKGTSALNKATELFQEEARRLQQLGEHPQIPTLYAYFRHDNYLYLVQQFIQGQTLRQELIQQGIFSEQKIWELLSELLPVLNFIHQHQVIHRDIKPENIIRRFSQHLQDGGNKGNLVLIDFGVAKQLTTTSVEHTGTSIGSYGYAPMEQMKYGCAYPASDLFSLGVTCFYLLTGIPPSHLYMEQGYSWVKDWRQHLKSPLSAKLEQVLDKLLQKDIESRYQSVDEVLQDLRQEAQPKPISQILSETLPPSTIRLKASLFPNIVKQPKINLKYQLLVGFVVLLVGLGGYETWKSLSGTSTLTGHFGDVNSLAFQPSGNILASGSDDKTIKLWNWKSRRKIRTLHGHKGIVYSIAISPDAQTLVSGGNDNNIKIWNLNTGKEIRTLKGHSNWVNSVAISPDGQTIASGSYDGTIKIWNLTTGQEIRTLNGHSSAVLSVAFTADAHKLISASADRKIIIWNLNTSQKIRTLEGHKADVNAIAISPNGQLLVSVSDDKTVKVWNLNTGKEIRTLEGHKADVNAVVFGQDGKTIATSSDDDTVKIWNLVTGEIIDTKEQSDMVFAIAFSPDGKTLVSGGADKTIKIWLISH; from the coding sequence ATGATCTACTGCCTTAATCCCAGTTGTGAGAACCCCTTAAATCCCGATCGGATAGACTTCTGTCAAAGTTGCGGCACAAAACTCATAGCCCTGCTGCGAAACCGCTATCGTATCATCCAACCACTGGGGGGTGGGGGATTTGGCAGAACTTTTTTGGCAGAGGATGAAGATAAGCTAAAAGAGCATTGTGTTGTCAAGCAACTTGCTCCACAAGTCAAAGGAACAAGTGCTCTAAACAAAGCAACCGAACTGTTCCAAGAAGAAGCGCGGCGTCTGCAACAGCTAGGAGAACATCCGCAAATTCCGACTTTGTATGCTTACTTTAGACACGATAACTACCTGTATCTAGTGCAGCAATTCATACAGGGGCAAACCTTACGACAGGAGTTAATACAGCAGGGAATTTTCAGCGAACAAAAGATTTGGGAACTGTTAAGTGAACTATTACCCGTACTAAACTTTATCCACCAGCATCAAGTAATTCATCGCGACATTAAGCCAGAAAATATTATTCGTCGCTTTTCCCAACACCTCCAGGATGGAGGAAATAAGGGGAATTTAGTACTGATTGATTTCGGTGTTGCCAAGCAGTTAACAACTACTTCTGTAGAACACACAGGTACAAGCATTGGTTCCTATGGCTATGCACCAATGGAACAAATGAAGTATGGCTGTGCATATCCAGCTAGTGACTTATTCAGCTTGGGCGTAACTTGCTTTTATTTATTAACAGGTATTCCTCCATCTCACTTATACATGGAACAAGGCTATAGCTGGGTGAAAGACTGGCGACAACACCTGAAGTCTCCCTTATCTGCAAAATTGGAGCAAGTACTAGACAAGCTGTTGCAAAAAGATATTGAGTCTCGCTACCAATCGGTAGATGAAGTCTTACAAGACTTGCGTCAGGAAGCACAACCAAAGCCAATATCACAAATTCTATCTGAAACGCTGCCACCATCAACCATCAGGCTGAAAGCATCACTTTTCCCAAACATTGTTAAGCAGCCAAAAATAAATTTAAAATATCAACTGTTAGTTGGGTTTGTCGTTTTGCTTGTGGGGTTAGGAGGATATGAAACTTGGAAAAGTTTGAGTGGTACTTCAACTCTAACTGGACATTTTGGTGATGTTAATTCCCTTGCTTTCCAGCCTTCAGGAAATATTCTTGCCAGTGGTAGTGATGACAAGACTATTAAACTTTGGAACTGGAAGAGTAGAAGAAAAATCCGTACATTGCATGGGCATAAAGGCATCGTTTATTCTATCGCCATTAGTCCAGATGCTCAAACTTTGGTTAGTGGAGGTAATGATAATAATATAAAAATCTGGAATCTAAATACAGGAAAGGAAATTCGTACCCTAAAGGGGCATTCAAACTGGGTTAATTCGGTTGCCATTAGTCCAGATGGTCAGACAATTGCTAGTGGTAGTTATGACGGAACTATCAAAATCTGGAACTTAACTACAGGACAGGAAATCCGCACTCTCAATGGGCATTCCAGCGCAGTTTTGTCCGTTGCCTTTACAGCAGATGCACATAAGCTGATTAGTGCTAGTGCAGACAGAAAAATTATCATTTGGAATCTGAACACAAGCCAAAAAATACGCACTCTGGAAGGACATAAAGCTGATGTGAATGCTATTGCCATCAGTCCTAATGGTCAACTATTGGTTAGTGTCAGCGATGACAAAACAGTCAAAGTATGGAACCTAAATACAGGCAAAGAAATACGCACTCTAGAAGGACATAAAGCTGACGTAAATGCTGTTGTCTTTGGTCAAGATGGGAAAACTATTGCTACTAGCAGCGATGACGATACTGTTAAAATCTGGAATCTGGTAACGGGAGAGATAATAGACACCAAAGAGCAGTCAGACATGGTTTTTGCGATCGCCTTTAGTCCAGATGGCAAGACGCTCGTTAGTGGTGGTGCAGATAAAACTATCAAAATTTGGCTAATTAGTCATTAG